One part of the Salinivirga cyanobacteriivorans genome encodes these proteins:
- the aspS gene encoding aspartate--tRNA ligase, which produces MYRTHTCGELRIENVGDEITLSGWVQKIRNLGGMTFIDLRDRYGITQLAFDENANPQMTAKAREVGREYVIQVKGNVIERHNKNKNLPTGDIEINCNDITILSKSDIPPFTIEEDTDGGDELRMKYRYLDLRRAPLQRQIALRHKVAQEVRKYLNQQDFFEIETPVLIKSTPEGARDFVVPSRMNQGQFYALPQSPQVFKQLLMVSGYDRYYQIVKCFRDEDLRADRQPEFTQIDCEMSFAEQDDVLSTFESMTKAIFKNVLDVDLKTPFHRMPYSEAMAKYGNDKPDLRFGMEIHELSKLVKGHDFKVFDSAEYIGGICAQGLADYSRKDIDKLTKWVQRPQIGAKGLVYVKYNEDGSFKSSVDKFYDETQLKTWAEEFNAKPGDLILILAGDKPITLHGLSELRLEMGNRLGLRDKNTFVPLWVVDFPLVEWDEESKRYHAMHHPFTAPKPEDAGLLNEDPGKVRANAYDLVINGVEIGGGSVRIHDQQMQQKMFEALGFTKAEAENQFGFLMNAFKYGAPPHAGIAFGFDRLVSLIAQLDSIRDVIAFPKNNNGRDVMIDSPSGVAEDQLAELGLKLNLNKKDTE; this is translated from the coding sequence ATGTACAGAACACACACCTGTGGAGAACTACGTATTGAGAATGTAGGAGATGAAATTACCCTGAGCGGCTGGGTCCAAAAAATCAGAAACCTGGGCGGCATGACATTTATCGATCTTAGAGATCGGTATGGCATTACACAGCTTGCTTTTGATGAAAATGCCAACCCACAAATGACAGCCAAAGCCAGAGAAGTTGGTCGTGAATATGTAATACAGGTGAAGGGAAATGTAATTGAACGGCACAATAAAAATAAAAACCTCCCAACCGGAGATATTGAAATCAATTGCAACGACATTACAATATTGAGCAAATCTGATATTCCTCCATTTACTATCGAAGAGGATACTGATGGCGGCGACGAATTGCGAATGAAATACCGTTATCTTGACCTGAGGCGTGCACCGCTCCAAAGACAAATAGCACTCAGACATAAAGTTGCACAGGAAGTTCGTAAATATCTTAATCAGCAAGATTTTTTCGAAATTGAAACTCCTGTATTAATAAAATCCACTCCCGAAGGGGCACGAGATTTTGTAGTGCCTTCGCGCATGAACCAGGGGCAATTTTATGCTTTGCCACAATCACCGCAGGTTTTTAAACAACTGCTCATGGTATCTGGGTACGACCGCTATTACCAAATCGTAAAATGCTTCAGAGACGAAGACCTCAGGGCAGATCGCCAGCCGGAATTCACACAAATTGATTGTGAGATGTCATTTGCCGAGCAAGATGATGTATTATCCACTTTCGAAAGTATGACAAAGGCTATATTTAAAAATGTACTGGATGTAGACCTGAAAACACCGTTCCACCGTATGCCGTATTCAGAGGCCATGGCAAAATATGGAAATGACAAGCCCGACCTCCGATTTGGAATGGAAATACATGAACTAAGCAAACTCGTTAAAGGGCACGACTTTAAAGTCTTCGATAGTGCAGAATACATAGGTGGTATTTGCGCACAAGGTCTGGCAGATTATTCAAGAAAAGATATTGATAAACTTACCAAATGGGTTCAGCGACCACAAATAGGAGCCAAAGGGTTGGTTTATGTTAAATATAACGAAGATGGGTCCTTTAAATCATCTGTAGATAAATTCTATGATGAAACACAACTAAAAACCTGGGCAGAAGAATTTAATGCAAAACCCGGTGATCTTATTCTTATTTTAGCCGGCGATAAGCCTATTACTTTGCACGGGTTATCTGAATTGAGGCTTGAAATGGGGAATCGTTTAGGGTTACGCGACAAAAACACTTTTGTGCCACTTTGGGTTGTCGATTTCCCACTTGTTGAATGGGACGAAGAGTCAAAACGCTACCACGCTATGCATCATCCATTTACTGCACCCAAACCTGAAGATGCCGGCCTCTTGAATGAAGATCCCGGAAAAGTGCGTGCCAATGCTTACGACCTCGTAATTAACGGTGTTGAAATTGGCGGTGGCTCGGTACGTATTCATGACCAACAAATGCAACAAAAAATGTTTGAGGCACTTGGCTTTACGAAAGCTGAAGCCGAAAATCAATTTGGGTTCTTAATGAATGCCTTCAAATATGGGGCACCACCCCATGCAGGCATCGCATTTGGTTTCGACAGGCTGGTATCACTCATTGCTCAGCTGGATTCGATTCGTGATGTAATTGCCTTCCCTAAAAACAATAATGGCCGCGATGTAATGATTGACTCACCATCAGGAGTAGCAGAAGACCAACTGGCTGAATTAGGCTTAAAACTTAATTTAAACAAAAAAGATACTGAATAG
- a CDS encoding type III pantothenate kinase — MNLIIDAGNTRVKIYPTQDDKVGTPAVFSSSDDRFIQAHIKSKDFLHCIVSNVGSKSPLWYDVLSVAKGAFIELNGHTPIPVKSQYRTPETLGYDRIANVVGADFLFPGQNILAIDAGTALTYDLVSNSVYLGGAIAPGMQLRFDALHQHTSRLPSLKYMPDYEVPGKTTKDSILNGVVEGIVNEIKGTINTYKKEYSDLITVITGGDADIFAKMIKNGIFAEPYLLAKGLNRILNYNVEKT; from the coding sequence ATGAACTTAATTATTGATGCTGGAAATACAAGGGTAAAAATTTACCCGACACAAGATGATAAAGTTGGAACTCCTGCGGTTTTTTCGAGTAGTGATGATCGTTTCATTCAGGCGCACATTAAATCAAAGGATTTTTTGCATTGCATAGTGAGCAATGTAGGCAGTAAATCTCCCCTCTGGTACGATGTGTTGAGTGTCGCTAAAGGCGCATTTATTGAGCTAAATGGACATACCCCAATACCAGTAAAGAGTCAATACCGCACCCCTGAAACATTAGGTTACGATCGTATAGCCAATGTAGTGGGAGCCGATTTTCTGTTTCCAGGTCAAAATATTTTAGCTATTGATGCCGGAACCGCTTTAACGTATGACCTTGTTTCAAATAGCGTGTATTTGGGCGGGGCCATTGCTCCGGGTATGCAACTGCGTTTTGATGCGCTGCATCAGCACACAAGCCGGTTGCCCAGTTTAAAATATATGCCGGATTACGAAGTGCCAGGAAAAACGACCAAAGATTCAATTCTAAATGGGGTTGTGGAAGGCATAGTAAATGAAATAAAAGGAACAATAAACACATATAAAAAAGAATATTCTGATTTGATTACCGTTATTACCGGTGGCGATGCAGATATTTTTGCGAAAATGATAAAAAATGGCATCTTTGCAGAGCCTTATTTATTAGCAAAGGGCCTAAATAGAATTTTGAACTACAATGTGGAGAAAACTTAG
- a CDS encoding hemolysin family protein: MNYLPWILITLVFSAFFSGMEIAFVSSNKLRIEIDKKRGYLISSFLSVFTRHPSYYIATMLIGNNVALVIYGLAMTGLLNPYLGEVVDSDSGILVLKTLISTIIILFFAEFLPKTIFRVNPNSVLRFFAFPVMFFYSLFYPITRFSTAISSVVLRVLFGVKSSEADSKSVFDRFDLNDLIGEQEDNDDNKPELKKDVKIFRNVLDFGNIRIKECIVPRNELVAVEMQESVETVIRKFKETGFSRLLVYNETIDNIIGYIHTIDMFKKPTELKNIVHSLPIVPESMPANKLLAIFTANSKSIALVVDEFGGTAGVVTLEDLIEEIFGEIEDEHDTVELVEKEIAEHHYVFSGRHEIDYLNERYGLVLPEDDNYETLAGFILHHNEDIPSTNEIIEIGKYRFRITKASGSRIKEVELWLLEA, translated from the coding sequence ATGAACTATTTGCCCTGGATATTAATTACACTGGTTTTCTCAGCTTTTTTTTCGGGAATGGAAATCGCTTTTGTATCTTCAAACAAACTTCGTATCGAAATTGATAAAAAGCGAGGATATCTTATTTCATCTTTCCTGTCTGTATTTACCCGGCACCCATCGTATTATATTGCCACAATGCTCATTGGAAATAATGTAGCACTGGTTATTTACGGATTGGCCATGACCGGACTTTTAAATCCTTACCTGGGGGAAGTTGTTGACAGTGACAGCGGTATCCTTGTTCTTAAAACATTAATCTCTACGATTATTATTCTGTTCTTTGCTGAGTTCTTACCTAAAACCATATTCAGGGTCAATCCAAACAGTGTTTTGCGTTTTTTTGCCTTCCCTGTAATGTTTTTTTATTCATTGTTTTACCCGATCACACGTTTCAGTACTGCAATATCTTCTGTTGTATTACGTGTCTTGTTTGGTGTGAAAAGCAGTGAAGCCGATAGCAAAAGTGTCTTTGACCGGTTCGACCTGAATGATTTGATTGGAGAACAAGAGGATAATGACGATAATAAGCCTGAATTAAAAAAGGATGTAAAAATATTCCGGAATGTGTTAGATTTTGGAAATATCAGGATAAAGGAGTGTATTGTGCCGCGTAATGAGTTGGTTGCCGTTGAAATGCAGGAGAGTGTCGAAACTGTGATTCGGAAATTCAAAGAAACCGGATTCTCCAGATTGCTCGTTTATAATGAGACCATTGACAACATTATTGGCTATATTCATACTATCGACATGTTTAAAAAGCCTACAGAACTAAAAAACATAGTGCATTCATTGCCTATTGTTCCCGAGTCAATGCCTGCCAATAAATTACTTGCAATATTTACAGCCAATAGTAAAAGTATAGCGCTTGTAGTAGATGAATTTGGCGGAACAGCTGGAGTTGTAACCCTTGAAGACCTGATAGAGGAAATTTTTGGTGAAATTGAAGATGAGCACGATACTGTAGAACTTGTCGAGAAAGAAATTGCAGAGCACCATTATGTTTTCTCAGGTAGGCATGAGATTGATTACCTCAATGAACGATATGGTCTGGTTTTACCTGAGGATGATAACTATGAAACCCTTGCCGGATTTATTCTACATCATAATGAGGATATTCCAAGCACCAATGAGATAATTGAAATCGGAAAATATCGCTTTCGTATTACAAAAGCCTCCGGATCAAGAATTAAGGAGGTGGAGTTGTGGTTGTTGGAAGCATAA
- a CDS encoding tetratricopeptide repeat protein: protein MKTKVTKILLAFSITLLSLPALMAQKGVEDGSKYGHGEDSIRALQNLSMYKQFYRQKSYNDAIKPWRIVFNEAPKISKNMYIHGVNMYKILFKNSKSVEEREKYVDTIMMIYDQRMEYFNSKGYLTARKGVDLGNLSPKRAKEAYDLIHEAVDMMDKQTPGFALNEMMQAALKLYNDDVISEDEMVNNFALASDILDYQMKNASSDKKRERYEIIMNNVELIFTKSGAATCESLIPLLTKRYEEKPKDLENLKKIVGLLRNFDCEESDIFEKSAEDLYELEPSANSAYSLARVFLKKKNWDKAIKYYEEAIRRETDDITLARYNKELADILLVADRSPAKAVQHARQALKHNPEDGNPYLTIGRAYANAQNFGENKFEKNTKYWAAVDMFYKAKAVDSTIADKANKLIETYSQYFPDKEEAFFYNVTEGSDYTVGGWINHTTKVRF from the coding sequence ATGAAAACAAAAGTGACTAAAATTCTTTTAGCGTTTTCAATTACACTTCTTTCGCTGCCAGCACTCATGGCGCAAAAAGGCGTAGAAGATGGCTCAAAGTATGGGCATGGTGAAGACAGTATTCGTGCTTTACAAAATTTGTCGATGTATAAGCAGTTTTACAGACAAAAAAGTTATAATGATGCAATTAAACCATGGCGCATTGTTTTTAATGAAGCTCCCAAAATCAGTAAGAACATGTACATCCACGGTGTGAATATGTACAAAATCCTCTTTAAAAACTCAAAGAGTGTGGAAGAGCGTGAAAAGTATGTCGATACGATCATGATGATTTATGATCAGCGCATGGAGTATTTTAATAGCAAAGGATACTTAACTGCTCGTAAAGGCGTAGATTTGGGTAATTTGAGTCCCAAAAGAGCTAAAGAAGCTTATGACCTGATACACGAGGCTGTAGATATGATGGATAAGCAAACTCCAGGCTTTGCGCTCAATGAAATGATGCAAGCTGCGCTCAAGCTTTATAATGACGACGTTATAAGCGAAGATGAAATGGTGAATAACTTTGCTTTGGCTTCAGATATTTTGGACTATCAGATGAAAAACGCCAGCAGTGACAAAAAACGGGAGCGATACGAAATCATTATGAATAATGTGGAGCTTATCTTTACGAAAAGTGGTGCAGCAACATGCGAATCATTAATCCCACTGCTTACAAAACGCTACGAAGAGAAGCCAAAAGATCTTGAAAACCTGAAAAAGATAGTCGGATTATTGCGTAATTTCGATTGCGAAGAATCAGATATCTTTGAAAAGAGTGCAGAGGATTTATATGAACTGGAACCTTCTGCTAACTCAGCTTACAGTTTAGCCCGTGTATTCCTGAAAAAGAAAAACTGGGATAAAGCCATAAAATATTACGAGGAAGCCATTAGGAGAGAAACTGATGATATTACACTTGCTCGTTATAATAAAGAATTGGCCGATATTTTACTTGTGGCCGACAGAAGTCCGGCCAAGGCCGTACAGCATGCCAGACAGGCACTTAAGCATAATCCTGAGGATGGTAATCCGTACCTGACTATCGGACGAGCTTATGCCAATGCTCAAAATTTTGGAGAAAATAAATTTGAAAAAAACACCAAATACTGGGCTGCTGTAGATATGTTTTATAAAGCCAAAGCTGTTGATTCTACTATTGCAGATAAAGCCAATAAGCTTATCGAAACTTATTCGCAATACTTTCCCGATAAAGAAGAAGCATTTTTCTATAATGTAACAGAAGGATCAGATTATACCGTTGGCGGTTGGATTAATCACACCACTAAAGTACGATTCTAA
- a CDS encoding adenosylcobalamin-dependent ribonucleoside-diphosphate reductase, which yields MVATKKAKKNYTYQEALESSIEYFNGDELAATVWINKYALKDSEGNLYEKNPNDMHWRIANEIHRIEKKYANPMPAEEIFEVLKHFKYIVPQGSPMAGIGNMHQIASLSNCFVVGNERIADSYGGIMKTDQEQVQLMKRRGGVGHDLSHIRPKGSQVKNSALTSTGLVPFMERFSNSTREVAQDGRRGALMLTVSIKHPDSEDFIDAKLEQGKITGANVSVKIDHEFMRAVIDNKPYVQQYPIESDKPSFTKEIDARRLWKKIVHNAWKSAEPGIMFWDTIAEESVPDSYPEHGFKTVSTNPCGEIPLCPYDSCRLLAINLYGYVENPFTKKAKFNFEKFKQHAAIAHRMMDDIIDLEVEKIDAILEKITSDPEDEEIKYVEKRLWEKIKEKAEQGRRTGIGITAEGDMLAALGLPYGSKKGIDFSVEVHKTLALSVYRSSTDLAKDRGAFPIYDSKKEADNPFINRLKEADPELYKNMEAHGRRNIAMLTIAPTGSTSLMTQTTSGIEPVFLPVYRRRRKVNPNDQDVKVTFIDEVGDSWEEYVVFHHKFITWLEANGYDVEKVREYDETELNKVVAKSPYHQSTSNDVDWVKKVQMQGAIQKWVDHSISVTVNLPKDVTEEVVGKVYEEGWKSGCKGITVYRDGSRSGVLISKDDKKEDKVTRELKRPNKLKADIVRFKNAQEQWIAFIGLLDEQPYEIFTGMVDEDVLPVPKSISKGYIIKNKDENDVTRYDFQYVNKYGYRTTIEGLSHKFDKEYWNYAKLISSVLRYGMPIPNVVTLVGSLQLDSANINTWKNGVERALKRYIPNGTKAEGQRCKNCNSENLIYQEGCLICSDCGSSECG from the coding sequence ATGGTCGCAACCAAAAAAGCAAAAAAGAACTACACGTATCAGGAGGCGTTGGAGAGCTCAATTGAATACTTCAATGGAGACGAATTAGCAGCAACCGTATGGATTAACAAATATGCTCTGAAAGATTCAGAGGGCAATCTGTACGAAAAGAATCCCAATGACATGCATTGGCGTATTGCAAATGAAATTCACCGTATCGAGAAAAAGTATGCCAACCCCATGCCGGCAGAAGAAATTTTCGAAGTGCTTAAGCATTTCAAATACATTGTACCCCAGGGGAGCCCAATGGCCGGCATAGGCAATATGCATCAAATTGCTTCTCTATCGAACTGCTTTGTGGTCGGCAATGAGCGCATAGCCGATTCATACGGGGGCATAATGAAAACCGATCAGGAGCAGGTACAACTTATGAAGCGTAGAGGTGGCGTAGGACATGACCTGTCGCATATCAGGCCCAAAGGCAGTCAGGTCAAAAACAGTGCCCTCACCTCCACCGGGCTTGTACCATTTATGGAGCGCTTTTCAAATTCAACACGCGAAGTAGCTCAGGACGGACGAAGAGGAGCATTAATGCTCACTGTAAGTATTAAACATCCCGACAGTGAAGATTTTATCGATGCAAAACTCGAACAAGGCAAAATTACAGGTGCAAATGTTTCAGTAAAAATCGACCACGAATTTATGCGCGCTGTAATCGACAACAAACCATACGTTCAACAATACCCAATCGAAAGCGACAAACCAAGTTTCACTAAGGAAATAGATGCTCGTCGCCTGTGGAAAAAAATTGTACACAACGCATGGAAATCTGCAGAACCAGGTATTATGTTTTGGGATACCATTGCAGAAGAGTCGGTACCCGACAGTTACCCTGAACATGGTTTTAAAACTGTATCTACAAACCCATGTGGTGAAATACCCTTGTGTCCTTATGACAGCTGTCGCTTATTGGCAATAAATCTGTATGGTTACGTAGAAAACCCATTCACTAAAAAAGCTAAATTCAACTTCGAAAAGTTCAAACAGCATGCTGCTATAGCGCATCGAATGATGGATGACATTATTGACCTTGAAGTTGAAAAAATTGATGCTATTTTAGAAAAAATTACAAGCGACCCTGAAGACGAAGAAATTAAATATGTAGAAAAAAGGCTTTGGGAAAAAATCAAAGAAAAAGCAGAACAGGGACGACGCACAGGTATTGGCATCACAGCTGAAGGTGATATGCTTGCTGCATTAGGCCTGCCTTACGGCAGTAAAAAAGGCATTGATTTCTCTGTTGAAGTACATAAAACCCTGGCTCTTTCTGTTTACCGTTCATCAACGGACCTTGCCAAAGATCGTGGTGCATTCCCAATTTACGATAGTAAAAAAGAGGCAGACAACCCATTTATAAACAGGCTTAAAGAAGCAGACCCTGAACTTTACAAGAATATGGAAGCACATGGCAGACGCAACATTGCCATGCTTACTATCGCACCTACGGGTTCTACAAGTCTTATGACACAAACTACTTCAGGAATTGAACCGGTATTCCTGCCTGTATACCGAAGAAGAAGGAAAGTAAACCCCAATGATCAGGATGTAAAAGTCACCTTTATCGATGAAGTAGGAGATAGCTGGGAAGAGTATGTCGTATTCCACCATAAATTCATCACCTGGCTTGAGGCCAATGGTTATGACGTGGAAAAAGTACGCGAATACGATGAAACAGAATTAAACAAAGTTGTAGCCAAGTCGCCTTACCATCAATCTACATCGAATGACGTGGACTGGGTGAAAAAAGTACAAATGCAGGGCGCCATACAGAAATGGGTTGACCATAGCATTTCAGTAACTGTAAACCTACCCAAAGATGTAACAGAGGAAGTAGTGGGTAAGGTGTATGAAGAAGGATGGAAATCGGGCTGCAAAGGCATAACAGTTTATAGAGACGGATCAAGATCTGGCGTACTGATTTCAAAAGACGACAAAAAAGAAGATAAGGTTACACGGGAGCTAAAACGCCCCAACAAATTAAAAGCAGATATTGTAAGGTTTAAAAACGCCCAGGAGCAGTGGATTGCTTTTATTGGATTGCTTGATGAGCAACCTTACGAAATTTTCACCGGTATGGTAGACGAAGATGTGCTGCCTGTACCAAAATCCATATCAAAAGGCTATATCATAAAAAACAAAGACGAAAATGATGTAACCCGGTACGATTTTCAGTATGTTAATAAATACGGGTATCGTACAACCATTGAAGGACTTTCTCATAAATTCGATAAAGAGTACTGGAACTACGCCAAATTAATTTCCAGCGTATTGCGTTACGGAATGCCCATACCTAACGTAGTTACGCTTGTAGGTTCGCTACAATTAGATAGTGCCAATATCAACACGTGGAAAAATGGTGTAGAAAGGGCTCTCAAGCGTTATATCCCTAATGGAACAAAAGCAGAAGGTCAACGCTGTAAAAACTGCAACTCAGAAAATCTGATTTACCAGGAAGGTTGTTTGATTTGTTCTGATTGTGGTTCTTCAGAATGCGGTTAA
- a CDS encoding 3-deoxy-D-manno-octulosonic acid transferase, translating to MRRLYSTGISVYTILIRIAAYSNTKARKLIKGRKGWKKQITKVPSDKKVFWFHSASLGEFEQGRPLIEKIKKQHPEIFILLTFYSPSGYEIRKNYKNADLIMYLPPDTQRNARYFIKHAHPDLAVFIKYEFWYNFIFYAKKQGAKLYSIATLFRNGQIFFKPWGKWFRKHLQYFEHFYAQNDQTALIAKKYNLKNITVAGDTRFDRVAEIASQNEEIDLVKEFAANHFTIIAGSSWPAEHNLLVKLCNHGHDDIKYIIAPHELSEKQYELLEKNIGAKVSRLSQVSKDQIKDTRVLIIDGIGLLSRLYRYGNIAIIGGGFGKGIHNVLEPAVYGLPVIFGPAYKKFHEAVSMVEHKIAFPISNYQQLETIISELYRNKEYLEEKSTQTRLFVEHQLGATDLILQEIEKQIVNQ from the coding sequence ATGCGAAGATTATATTCCACCGGCATATCAGTCTATACAATTCTCATACGAATTGCTGCATACTCCAACACCAAAGCCAGAAAGCTCATAAAAGGCAGAAAGGGCTGGAAAAAACAAATAACAAAAGTACCATCTGATAAGAAAGTTTTTTGGTTCCATAGTGCAAGTCTGGGAGAATTTGAACAAGGGCGACCACTAATCGAAAAAATAAAAAAACAACATCCGGAAATTTTCATTCTGCTTACTTTTTATTCCCCATCAGGATATGAGATCAGAAAAAACTATAAAAATGCCGATCTCATCATGTATTTACCACCGGATACTCAAAGAAACGCACGCTATTTTATCAAACATGCGCATCCCGACCTGGCAGTTTTCATTAAATACGAATTTTGGTACAATTTCATATTTTACGCGAAAAAACAGGGTGCAAAGCTCTATTCCATTGCTACCCTTTTTCGTAACGGACAAATATTTTTTAAGCCATGGGGAAAGTGGTTCAGGAAACACCTTCAATACTTTGAGCATTTTTATGCACAAAACGACCAAACTGCATTAATTGCAAAAAAATACAATCTTAAAAATATCACAGTAGCGGGTGATACCCGGTTCGACCGGGTTGCAGAGATAGCCAGTCAAAACGAAGAAATTGATTTGGTTAAAGAGTTTGCAGCAAACCACTTCACCATTATTGCAGGCAGTTCATGGCCCGCCGAACATAACTTACTGGTTAAATTATGCAACCACGGACATGATGATATTAAGTATATAATCGCACCTCATGAACTTAGCGAGAAACAATACGAGTTGCTCGAAAAAAACATTGGAGCAAAAGTCTCCAGGCTTTCTCAGGTTTCCAAAGACCAGATTAAAGACACCAGAGTACTGATAATCGATGGCATAGGTTTATTATCGAGGCTATATCGATATGGCAATATTGCAATAATTGGCGGAGGATTTGGCAAAGGCATTCATAATGTGCTCGAGCCTGCCGTTTACGGGTTACCTGTAATTTTTGGGCCGGCATATAAAAAGTTCCATGAAGCCGTATCTATGGTTGAACATAAAATTGCCTTTCCAATAAGCAACTACCAACAACTTGAAACGATTATCAGCGAGCTTTATCGCAACAAAGAGTATTTAGAAGAAAAGTCGACCCAAACCCGATTATTCGTTGAGCACCAGCTTGGAGCCACAGATTTGATCTTGCAAGAAATTGAAAAGCAGATTGTTAACCAATAA
- the lptC gene encoding LPS export ABC transporter periplasmic protein LptC gives MIKMIPVMAGIIFFVSCKNDMETVKQITNIETYPTMEIEEFKFFRSDSGQITVKVKSPLVREFSAIENPYREFPEGLVATFLDRDQTIKSKITANYVIQKIDEEKWIARHDVEVIDQDGRIINTEYMVFDQKKGKIYSDQFTKFTETDAIIYGKGFESDMNLTNARILEPTGFFYVDEEQY, from the coding sequence ATGATTAAGATGATTCCGGTTATGGCCGGGATCATCTTTTTTGTTTCCTGTAAAAACGATATGGAGACAGTGAAGCAAATCACCAATATTGAGACTTATCCTACAATGGAGATTGAGGAGTTTAAATTTTTCAGGAGCGACTCAGGGCAAATTACCGTTAAAGTAAAAAGCCCGCTCGTTCGTGAATTCTCAGCCATAGAAAACCCCTACAGAGAGTTCCCTGAAGGGTTGGTTGCAACATTTCTTGATCGCGACCAAACCATAAAATCAAAAATAACAGCCAATTACGTAATTCAGAAAATTGACGAGGAGAAATGGATAGCTCGCCATGATGTGGAAGTGATAGATCAGGATGGCCGTATAATCAATACAGAATATATGGTTTTTGACCAGAAGAAAGGAAAAATCTATTCCGACCAGTTTACTAAATTCACGGAAACCGATGCTATTATTTACGGAAAAGGATTTGAGTCTGATATGAACCTTACCAATGCCCGTATATTAGAGCCCACCGGATTTTTTTATGTCGATGAAGAACAATACTAA
- a CDS encoding fibrobacter succinogenes major paralogous domain-containing protein: MRKLSIITVIGILTFSLAACFGPAEISNSTMEVNNKKVPTIIVGNQEWMASNLNVGQFANGEPILHAKTVNEWVKAGQDGVPAWCYYNNDPDLGVQYGKLYNWYAVSDPRGLAPDGWRIPDDTDWNNLVDKFGNKNNAGARLKSTSGWLDDGNGEIADGFNVYPAGGRYNNGTFSSKGASAFFWSASDHLMFYGRYRVIHHNKSSIESNSLDKSYGFSIRCVRTIED; this comes from the coding sequence ATGAGAAAATTGTCTATCATCACAGTTATCGGAATTTTAACTTTTTCTTTAGCAGCCTGCTTTGGTCCTGCTGAGATATCGAATAGCACCATGGAAGTGAATAACAAAAAGGTGCCTACTATAATTGTTGGAAACCAGGAATGGATGGCATCGAACCTGAATGTAGGACAGTTTGCCAACGGTGAACCTATATTACATGCTAAAACAGTAAACGAATGGGTAAAGGCCGGGCAAGATGGTGTACCTGCCTGGTGTTATTACAATAATGATCCTGATTTGGGAGTGCAGTATGGTAAATTATATAACTGGTATGCTGTGTCTGATCCTCGCGGACTTGCCCCGGATGGATGGCGAATACCTGATGATACGGATTGGAATAATTTGGTTGACAAATTCGGGAATAAGAATAATGCGGGAGCACGATTAAAAAGTACTTCCGGTTGGTTGGATGATGGTAATGGTGAAATCGCTGATGGTTTTAATGTTTACCCTGCAGGGGGGAGATATAATAATGGAACATTCAGTTCTAAGGGAGCCAGTGCTTTTTTCTGGAGTGCAAGTGATCATTTAATGTTCTATGGCCGGTACAGGGTTATACACCACAATAAATCTTCTATTGAAAGTAATAGCCTTGATAAAAGTTATGGGTTTTCTATTCGCTGTGTAAGAACCATTGAGGATTAA
- a CDS encoding LiaF domain-containing protein — protein sequence MTFITFIALFLIAAGIGYLIKHIFNVDLPMPRYLTGVFIVLVGLHFLIVQLEDEKNNESKWVWFTHSNFAHHITGENEYAVVFGESTIDLSETTLSDSLPKVNISVAFGHAEVYLPDSIPYRIINNIAFGSTNGNGPNNSGLGDFASESDNFDPKRNYLIIEADVAFGGLTWR from the coding sequence ATGACATTCATAACTTTCATTGCCCTTTTTCTAATTGCAGCAGGCATTGGTTACCTGATTAAACACATCTTTAATGTAGATTTACCAATGCCTCGCTACCTAACAGGTGTTTTTATTGTGCTGGTAGGTTTACATTTTCTTATCGTACAACTCGAAGATGAAAAAAATAATGAATCAAAATGGGTATGGTTTACGCATAGTAATTTTGCGCACCATATTACGGGCGAAAATGAATATGCTGTTGTTTTTGGCGAATCGACGATAGACTTAAGTGAAACCACCCTTTCAGACTCACTTCCAAAGGTTAATATTTCTGTAGCATTTGGTCATGCAGAGGTTTATCTCCCCGACAGTATTCCGTACCGCATTATCAACAATATTGCTTTTGGCAGCACCAATGGCAATGGGCCCAACAATAGCGGACTGGGTGACTTTGCATCAGAATCTGACAATTTCGACCCAAAACGGAACTATTTAATTATTGAAGCAGATGTAGCCTTTGGTGGATTAACCTGGCGTTAA